CGCTGGTTGCGGTATTGCGCGACATCGACCGGGCGATAAAACAGTTGCGCGAGATGACGGGCAAGATTGGCCAGGATTTGCGCGACAACGAATGGCTGATGAGCATCAAGCAGCGCACCATCATTCCCGGCGGCGCCTGCGAGTTCGATTTGCCGTCCTATCATTACTGGCTGCACCAGGACGCGGCGGTGCGCCGGCAGCATCTTGAGCAGTGGCTTGCGCCTTTTTCCCCGATCCGTGACGCTCTGGCGATTCTGCTGAAGATTCTGCGCGAGAACGGCAAATCCAGCACCCACATCGCCTATCAGGGCACGTTCCAGCAAATCCTCACCGGCAAGCTCGCGCAAATGCTGCGCATCCGCGTGCACGACAGCCTGCCGTGCATTCCGGAAATTTCCGCCAACCGCTATGCGCTCAACATCCGCTTCACCACCCAGGAAGGCATACAGCGCCCGCGCGCGAGTGAAACGGATGTCGAGTTCGAACTCACCTTCTGCAATCTGTAATGTCCACCAAACCGCGCCTGGTGCCTTGCCCGCAATGCGGGAAAAGCGTGGCGTGGAACACCGCCAACCCCTTCCGTCCGTTTTGTTCGGAACGCTGCAAACTGATTGACCTCGGGCAGTGGGCTTCTGAAAGCTATCGCGTTCCCGTGGAAGAAAGCAGCCCTTCCGGCACCGATCTCAAGGAAAATGACTAGGCCCACGCGCCGCGCAGCATGGCGATGCCGTGCGCGCCATGCTGCCACGCAGTGCGCAAGTGGGGTGAGCGCATTCCGCCCAACGCGTACACCGGTAGGCTGAAGCCGGCAACCAGCTTGCCAAACTCATCCCAGCCCATCGCGGGCGGGCTCTTGTGGCCGGGCGTGGGCAATACCGGACCCAGCACCACGAAATCAACCCCCATTTCGGCCGCGCGCTGCAATTCTTCGCGGTTGTGGCAGGACGCGCCGCACCAGGGCAGCAGCGGCCGCTGGTCCAGCCGCATCAGCCGTGCCGAGGTGAGATGCACGCCGTCGGCGGCCAGTTCCTGCGCCAGCGGGAACTCGCTGTTAAGCAGCACCAGCGCTTGATGGCGGTGCGCCAGCGCAATCACTTCCGCAGCCAGTTCCTTTAGTTCGGCATGCGGCAGGTTTTTTTCTCTCACCTGAACCATGCGCAAGCCTCCTTGCAAGAACTGCTCGAGGCGGCGCATGAATTTCTCCCGGCCCAGTTCCGCCACATTGCTGATGGCATAATGTTCGGGAAGAGCCAGCGCCCGGAGCACCGCGCCGTTCGCCGGCAACAGCGGCGCGACCCTGACGGCCTTCACGCTTTGCCAGGCGAGCTGCTGACTTTCCCTGCCGTGGAGTGGTCCCGTCCAGCGCACGACCCGATGAAAATGCAGCTCCACGCTGGCGTGCCTGTAATGGTAGATGCGCGTGATCCACGGATAAATTTCCTCGATGTGGATGCCCAGCTCTTCCTTTAGCTCGCGCTCGAGCGCCTGCTCGCTGCTTTCCTGCGCTTCCATCTTGCCGCCGGGAAATTCCCAGTAACCGGGATAAGGTTTGCCTGCCGGGCGCTGCGCCAGCAGGAACTGGCCGTCCGGACGCAGAATCACCGCCGCAGCCACTTTGACCAGCTGGCGAGGATATGCCGGTGCATTGCTTCTTCCTGCAGCTGGCTTCATTTGCCTTTGAGGGCGTGCCGTCCCGCCCAGTCGCGGGCGAATTGCCACGCCGCGCGGCCCGAGCGCGAGCCGCGCGTGAGCGCCCACTGCACGGCGGCCTGCCGCACTCCATCGGTATCGGCGCGACGCACACCGAGAAAACCAAGCCAATGGTCCACGATGCCGAGATAATCATCCTGGCTGAAGGGATAGAACGAAAGCCACAGGCCGAAGCGCTCGGAAAAGGAGATTTTCTCCTCCACCGCTTCCGCCGGATGCACTTCTTCCCCGACATGGCGGGTCGCCAGGTTTTCCTCCATGTATTCCGGCATCAGGTGGCGGCGGTTGGACGTGGCGTAAACCAGCATGTTCTCCGAAGCCGCGGTGATCGATCCCTCCAGCGCCGCTTTCAGCGCCTTGTAGCCGGGTTCATCCGCTTCGAACGACAGATCGTCGCAAAACAGGATGAAGCGCTCGGGCCGCCGGTACACCGGCTCGACGATGTCAGGCAAATCGATGAGGGCGTGTTTTTCGACCTCGATCAAGCGCAGGCCCTTGCCTGCATATTTGTTGAGTACCGCCTTCACCAGCGAGGATTTCCCCGTGCCGCGCGCGCCGGTGAGCAGGACGTTGTTGGCGGGGAAGCCTTGAATGAACTGGCGGGTATTTTGATCGATGAGCCGCTTTTGCTGCTCGATGCCGAGCAAATCCGAGAGCCGGATGCGGTGCGGGTGAGAAACCGGCTCCAGGAATCCCCTGCCGTAGCGCTTGCGCCAGCGGAACGCGATCGAAGCCTGCCAGTCCGGCGGCCGTGGCGCCGCCGGAAGCACCAGTTCCAGCCTGCCCAGTAAATCTCCGACCCGCCGCAGCATGTCGTGCAGTTCGTTCATCGGGGTCTGCCGTGAGCGGTTTTTCATTATTGCGCCCGCCTAAGTACGATATTCAGCGTTGATGGTCACATAATCGTGAGACAGATCGCAGGTCCACACCGTATAATCCGCCTGTCCGCGGCCAAGCTTTACCCGCAGGGCGATCTCCGGCCTGCTCATCGCTTTCCGTCCCGCTGCTTCATTGTAGCTCGCCGCGCGTCCGCCGTTTTCCGCCACCAGAACTTCATCCAGATACAGGCTCACCTTGTCCACATCCAGGTCGGCGATGCCGGCATAACCGATCGCCGCGAGGATCCGGCCCAGGTTTGGATCCGCGGCGAAAAAAGCGGTCTTCACCAGCGGCGAATGCGCGATGGCATATGCCACCCTAGCGCATTCCGCCGCGTCTTTTCCCTGCTCCACCCGGACGGTGATGAATTTGGTGGCGCCCTCGCCGTCGCGCACAATGGACTGCGCCAGCCACTGCGCCACTCCGGTGACCGCATCGCGATAGGCGATGAATTCGCGGCCTGTCGCATCCGCAATTTCTGGCATCGGCGCCTGGCCGGAAGCGATCAGCATGAACGCATCGTTGGTGGAAGTATCGCCATCCACTGTAATGCAATTAAACGAATGCGCCGCGGCATGGTTCACCACGGTTTGCAGCGCCGCCTGGCTTACCCTCGCGTCGCTGGCGATGAAAGCGAGCATGGTGGCCAAGTTGGGGCGTATCATGCCCGCCCCCTTGGCGATGCCGGTGATCGTCACCGTCGTGCCCTTGATGCTGATTTGTTTTGATCTTGCCTTGGGCACGGTGTCGGTGGTCATGATGGCCTGCGCCGCCGCCAGCCAATTGTCTGCGCGCAAACCGGCAAGGCATTGCGGCAGGGCGGCCACAATGCGCTCCACCGGCAAAGGCTCCATGATGACGCCGGTGGAAAACGGCAGGATTTGCTCCGTCTCGCAACCCCGAGATTTGGCCAGCTCTGCACAGATCCGGCGCGCGTGTTTAATTCCGTCTTTACCGGTGCCGGCATTGGCGTTGCCGGTGTTCACCACCAGCGCCTTAACCGGCAGACCGGAACTCAAGTGTTCTTTTGCCAGCAGCACCGGGGCCGCGCAAAAACGATTTTGGGTAAACACCCCGGCGACTTTTGCGCCCGGCTCAAACGCCATCACCAGCAAATCCTTGCACCCGGGTTTTTTGATTGCCGCCTCCGCCACGCCGAGGGCAACGCCTTTTACCGGCAGCACTTGTTCAGGTTGGGGTGGATGCAAATTCACCGGCATCTATTTTTCCTTATACTGCCTTTTGAAATTTTCAAACCCTACGCAATTTTCAAGCCTTACTTGCCATAAAAGGCCACATGCGACTGGTCCTGGCCTAATTGCTTGGCCTGGTACATCGCCTGGTCAGCCTGCTGGACCAAGGTTTCAACCGCAATGCCGCGCTGGTACACCGCCACCCCGATGCTCACGCTGAGATTGAGCGTGACGTCATGACGCACCGGGCAAGGTTTGGCTTGAAGCTCCGCCAGCACGCGGTTGAACACCAGCTCGGTACTGATATCGGGGTGATACACCGCCAGGATGAATTCATCTCCGGCCCAGCGCGCGCACCAGTCACCGCGGCGGACGTTTTCGGCCAGCAGCGTGGCGACATGGATGACGCAGGCGTCGCCCGCATCATGGCCGTATTGATCGTTGATCTTCTTCAACGAATTGATATCGATGAAGGCCAGCAGGAAATGCTTGTTTTCGCGTTCCGCTCGCGCGATTTCCTCATTGAGGCGCTGCTCGCCGGCGCGGCGATTGTAGACGCCGGTCAGATGATCGGTAAGCGAAATATTCTCGAGCTCGCGCAACGCATTATCGAGACGCGTCACGACATACTGCGCATCGGCCATCAGCTGCCCCGCCTCGTCATCGTAAACTGTGGGAAGACTCGGCAGGTTGCGTTCGGCCAGATATTGTTTGAGGCTTTCCGAAGTCTGGCGCACCGGCAGCAGCAGACTGCCTAGAAACGACAGCGTGATGGCGGCGCCGATGAGGGTAGCGAGCAGGGTCGCAATCACGATCGGCAGCGCGCCCATCAGGCTGTAGGACTGCGACAGCGCGATATACAGCACCAGAACGATGAGCGGCACATGGGTGCCGAGAAACGCGACCAGCATGAACTTGAGCAGATAACTGCGACGGAACAGCCCCCAATCGTTCATGAACTGGTACAGGTGTAAATTCCGAGTCTGCATTTTCCACCTCCTTGCCGGCGCTTTGCGATTACATCGGGTAGCGCGGAATCAACTCAACTTGCCGTGGCAGTGCTTGTACTTCCTGCCCGAACCGCACGGGCAGGGATCGTTGCGCCCGATTTTCTGTCCCTGACGCACAAATGGCTTTTGCTCGGCGTCGCCGGCCTGCGCCAGTGCCTCGTCATAATCGGCATGATGGTATTGCACATTTTCCGGCTGCGGCGGCGGTTCCACCGCCTCCACTTCTTCCCGGCTCCTGATCTGCACCGTCATGATGATTTTCGTGACTTCAGCCTTGATCAATTCAAGCATGCCGGCAAAAAGCTCGAACGCCTCGCGCTTGTATTCCTGCTTGGGGTTCTTCGCCGCATAGCCGCGCAGGTGTATGCCCTGGCGCAGATGATCGAGCGCCGCCAGATGTTCGCGCCAGTCGGAGTCCAGGCTTTGCAGCATCACCGCGCGCTCGTACTGGTGCATCACTTCGGCCCCGACCTGCTCCAGCTTGCCCTGGTATTGCGCATGCGCCGCTTCGATGATGCGGCTGCGCAATGTTTCCTCGTGCAACTCGGGATCCTGCTTGAGCCAGAGCTGCAGCGGCAGGTCGAGCTGCAATTCCGCAGCCAGGGTTTTCCCCAGCCCAGGAACGTCCCATTGCTCTTCCACGCTTTCCGGCGCGATGTGCAGGCTGATTAGATCGTTCACTACGTCTCCGCGCATGGCGCGGATGGTGTCGGAAATATCGGTGCTTTCCAGCAGTTCGTTGCGCTGCTGGTAAATCACCCGCCGTTGGTCATTGGCGACGTCGTCATATTCGAGCAGCTGCTTGCGGATGTCGAAGTTGCGCGCTTCCACCTTGCGCTGCGCGTTTTCAATGGCGCGCGTGACCCACGGATGCTCGATCGCCTCGCCTTCGGGCATGTTGAGCCTCTGCATGATGGCGGAAACCCGGTCGGAGGCGAAAATCCTGAGCAGCGGATCTTCCAGCGCGAGATAAAAGCGGCTGGAGCCCGGGTCGCCCTGGCGACCGGAGCGGCCGCGCAACTGGTTGTCCACCCGCCGCGATTCATGGCGCTCGGTGCCGATGATGTGCAGCCCCCCGGCCGCCACCACCTGTTGGTGCAGCTTCTGCCACTGCGTGCGGATTTCCGCAATGCGCGCTGCCTTAGACGCGTCGTCGAGGCTTGCGTCGTTGCGGATTTTATTGATTTCCGGCTCGGGGTTGCCACCGAGTACGATGTCAGTGCCGCGCCCCGCCATATTGGTGGCGATTGTAATCCATTTCGGCCGTCCGGCCTGCACCACGATTTCCGCCTCGCGCGCATGCTGCTTGGCATTCAGCACCTGGTGCGGCAGTTTTTCCCGGTTCAGCAAACCAGAAAGCAGTTCCGAGTTTTCAATCGAGGTGGTGCCGACCAGTACCGGCTGCCCGCGCTCGCAGCAATCGCGGATGTCGTTGATGACCGCCACGTATTTTTCCTTGGTGGTGCGGTACACCTGGTCCTGACGTTCTTCACGGATCATCGGTTGGTGGGTGGGAATCACTACCGTTTCCAGGCCGTAGATTTGCTGGAATTCGTAAGCCTCGGTATCCGCCGTGCCGGTCATGCCGGCGAGCTTCCTATACATGCGGAAATAATTCTGGAAAGTGATGGAAGCGAGCGTCTGGTTCTCGCGCTGGATCTTCACTGCCTCCTTCGCTTCCACCGCCTGGTGCAGGCCGTCCGACCAGCGCCGCCCCGCCATCAATCGGCCGGTGAACTCGTCGACAATAACAACTTCGCCGTTTTGCACCACGTAGTGCTGGTCGCGGTGAAACAGCGCATGGGCTTTCAACGCGGCATACAAATGATGCACCAGATTGATGTGCGCGGAGTCATAAAGACTGCCGTTCGGTGGCAGGAGCCCGGCCTGGCTTAACAATTGTTCGGCGCGCTCGTGCCCGGTTTCGGTGAGCAGCACCTGGTTGGTTTTTTCATCCACGCTGTAATCGCCCGGCCCGTTTTCCTGCTGCTGGCGGGTCAGCTTCGGCACCAGATCGTTGATGTGGTGATACAAATCGGTAGTGTCATCGGCCTGGCCGGAAATGATGAGCGGGGTGCGCGCTTCGTCAATCAGTATCGAATCCACCTCGTCAACGATGGCGTAGTGCAGGCCGTGCTGTGCGCGTTCCTCGACGGCGTACTTCATGTTGTCGCGCAGATAGTCAAAGCCAAATTCGTTATTGGTGCCGTAGGTGATGTCGGCGGCATAGGCGGCCCGTTTGGCGGCATCCGCCTGCTGCGAAACAATGACCCCCACCGTAAGGCCGAGGAAATTGTAGATTTTGCCCATCCATTCGGCGTCGCGGCTGGCCAGGTAATCGTTGACCGTCACCACATGCACACCCCGGCCGGTGAGCGCGTTGAGATACGCCGGCAGCGTGGCCACCAAAGTCTTGCCCTCTCCGGTGCGCATTTCCGCGATCTTTCCATAATGCAAGACCATACCGCCGATCAACTGCACATCGAAATGGCGCATTTGCAGGGTGCGTTTGCTCGCTTCCCTGACCACGGCGAACGCTTCGGGCAGCAGTTCCTCGACAATCGTCTTGCGCGCGCGGCTGCGCTCTTCCTCCAGCGCCTGCGCCCGCTCGAGGTTGCCGTCGGCATGGTCGGGAATAGTCGCGAGCCGCTCGCGGATGCGTCCCTTGAACTCGTCGGTCTTGGCGCGCAGCCCGGCGTCGGAAAGTTTTTCGATGGCGGGTTCCAGCACGTTGATCGCCCGCACTATGTGCGTGTATTGCTTGAGCAGCCGTTCGTTGCGGCTGCCGAAGATTTTTTTCAGCAGGCTGGCAAGCATGAGGTCACGAAACTGGTAATTATTGCGACGTTAGAAAACGTAAGGGGCGAGGAGTTTTGCCTCGCCCCTCACCCCTTACGCTTCGCAGTCTGTCGTCAGCCGGGCTTATGCAGAAACCGCACCGGATTTTGCGGGGCGCCCTTGAAGCGCACTTCAAAATGGAGATGCGGGCCGGTCGAGCGGCCGGTGTTTCCCACTTCACCAATCTTGCCCTCGCGCAGCACCACGTCGCCAACCTTGACCAGGCGCTTGGACAGATGGGCGTAGCGCGTCACCAGACCGTTGCCGTGGTCAACCTCGATCATATTACCATACTCGGTGTGGTTGTCCGCCGAATACACCACCACGCCGCCGCCGGCGGCTACCACCGTGGAGCCGCCTTCGGACATGAAATCGACGCCTTCGTGGAAGGCGTTGCTGCCGGTGAAGGGGTCAATCCGCCAGCCGAAATTCGAGGAGAACCAGCCGGTATTTACCGGCGGCACCGAAGGCACCAGTTTTTGCTTCAGGCGGTCTTGCATCAGCGCGGTTTCCAGAATGCCTAGCTTGTCGGTACGGTCGTTGAGCTCCTTGGACAGGCGTTCCATTTGCTGGTTGAACTCGTTCAGCGTGAGATCGCGTTGCGGAGTGCCGGAGACCGCACCGCCGCGGCCGGGCAGCTGGTCAAACATGAATTCCTGCGGCTTGAAACCCGCCTGCTTGGCGAGGCGGTCGCCGAGCGCGTCGAGCCGCAGCAATTGCGCCTGCATCTGTCCCAGCTTCACCGCCATGGCGTTGAGATTTTCGCGCAGATAGGCCTGCTGCTTGCGCAGTTCCTGCTCCTGTACCGAAACCAGCAGCGATTGCAGATAAGGACTCTTGATTTCCGCCGCGTGGCGCAGCGTCAGGTAATGCAGGGCAATAGCGAACGCTGCGATGCCGATAAGCAGCAGCACCGCGATGAAAACGATCTGGGAATGGCTAAGTGTTATCGTTCTGGACTTTCCCAGGTTTCCGGAAACTAGAATAATATTCATTGTCTCCCTCACTTTACCCGGCTTCGCATGCCCGCGCGCAAACTCGGTTTCTATTTCGACACTAACCCTGCGCTGCAGTCACTGGTTAAAGAGGCTTCGCGCCTGATCGAAATGCAAAAGGTGTTTGCCGAGATTGCACCGCCCCCCCTCGCACGCTCCGGACGGGTGGGCCGGTTTGCGCACGGGTCGCTACTGCTGCTTGCGGACAACGGGGCAGTCGCCGCAAAACTGAGGCAGCTGGTGCCTAACTTGTTAGTTACATTCCAGAAGCGGGGATACGAGATTACTGCAATTCGGGTTGCAGTGCAACCCCCGGGTCGTGCCGCAGTGCCGCATAAAAACATCAGGTTAAGCCGCAAAGCCAGCGGGTATTTGCGCGAGCTCGCGGCAAATCTTCCCGTCACCCCCCTGCGGACCGCGCTGGAAAAAATGGCGGCGCGGCCCTCAGATGATGATGATCAGCCGTTCCAGGACAAAGAGTCCCAAGACCAGGGCGGCCAAAACCACGAAAAACCTGAATAACTGCCAGGCGAAATTGAGGTAGCGGCGGTTTCGGGTGAACAGCCACAGTGCCAGTGCCAGCCCTATCGCGATCAGCGCTATATAGGCGACCAATCTCAGCACGACTACCGGCATGGCGGCGCCTCGAAGAGACGGGAAACGCCCGGAAGCGGCCGGACTTGAACTGCATCCCGCGAGAACTCAACGCAGGAGAATGAAGCCTCAGGCAAACTGCGTTTGCAGCCTGAGGAACGCTGGCGCTTCCTCGCTGCTTTCGAAGCTCACGAACTCCCAAGCCTGGGCGTCGGCGAGCAGCGCGCGCAGCAGTGCGTTGTTCTGGGTGTGGCCGGACTTGTGGCCGGTGAACGCGCCAATCAGCGGATGCCCCAGCAGGTACAGGTCGCCAATCGCGTCCAGCACCTTGTGCTTGACGAACTCGTCCTCGTAGCGCAGACCGTCGCTGTTGAGCACGCGGTATTCGTCCATGACGATGGCATTGTCGAGGCTGCCACCCAAAGCCAGACCCATCGAGCGCAGGGTTTCGACTTCCTGCATGAAGCCGAAGGTGCGGGCGCGGCTGACTTCTTTTATATAGGACGTGTTGGCAAAGTCCACCGTCACCGACTGGCCGGACGGTTCAAACACCGGATGATCGAAGTCGATGCTGAAGTTGACGCGGAAGCCGTTGTACGGTTCAAAGCGCACCCATTTGTCGCCGTCCACCACCTCGACCATCTTCTTGATGCGGATGAATTCTTTCGGCACGCGCTGCTCCTCGATGCCGGCCGATTGCAGCAGGAACACGAAAGGCGAGGCCGAGCCGTCCATGATCGGCACTTCCGGCGCGGTGAGGTCTACATAAGCATTGTCGATCCCCAAGCCGGCGAACGCCGACATCAAGTGTTCAACCGTGGCCACCCTGACACCGTTTTTTTCCAGGCACGAAGAAAGCCGGGTGTCACCGATCGAATGCGGGTTGGCCTTGATTTCCACCGGTTGCTTGAGATCGATGCGGCGGAACACGATACCGGTGTTGGGCGCGGCGGGACGCAAAGTGAGATAGACTTTTTCGCCGGTGTGCAGGCCGACACCGGTCGCACGAATAATATTTTTCAGCGTGCGCTGCTTAATCATAATTTATGAGTAGTGCGTTCTAGTAAGTTATCATCTTGAAGCGGAAGGGTTAATTCTATCACATACCGATTGTGACAAGCTACCCCCGCCCCCTGGTTTGCGCCGTTTAAGCCGGCTCAATCCGCCTGTTTGCGCAGAAACGCCGGGATATCGAGCATCTCCACGCCGGACTGGCGCATCGCCTCGATGGTGGCGTCACGGTTGCGCCTTCTCACCACCGCCGGCGTTTCGAGTTCGGCGTAATTCACCATTTCCACCGGCGCATTGTGGGTCCCGGTCTTCACCACGCTCAACGGCTTTTCCTGCTTGCGGTTGACCGGTCCGTTCAGGCCGGTGGCGACGATGGTGACGCGCAGGCTGTCCTTCAGCTCTTCATCGTAAACTGCGCCGACAATCACCGTCGCGCTTTCCGCGGCAAAGGTCTTGATGGTGTCCATCACGTCGTACATCTCCTGCAACTGGAAGCTGTCCCGACTGGCGGAAATGTTGATCAGCACGCCGCGCGCATCCAAGATGTTGATGTCTTCCAAAAGCGGGCAGGCCACCGCCTGTTCCGCGGCGAGCTTGGCGCGGTCGGCGCCGGCGGCTTTGGCCGAGCCCATCATAGCCATGCCCATTTCCGACATCACCGTCCGCACGTCGGCGAAATCGACGTTGATCATGCCCGGGCAGCTGATGATTTCGGCGATCCCCGCCACCGCGCCGTGCAGCACGTCATTTGCCGCCTGGAACGCCGCATCCAGCGTGACCCCGTTGCCCAGCACCTGCATCAGCTTGTCGTTCGGCACCACGATCAGCGAATCCACGAACTGCGAGAGCGCCTCGATGCCCTGCTGTGCGATGCCCATGCGCTTGCCTTCGAAGGCGAACGGCTTGGTCACTACCGCCACGGTGAGGATGCCGAGGTCCCTGGCGATTTCCGCCATCACCGGGGCGGCGCCGGTGCCGGTACCGCCGCCCATCCCGGCGGTGAGAAACAGCATGTCGGCCCCCTGAATCAGTTCGGTGATGCGCTCGCGGTCTTCAAGTGCCGCTTCGCGCCCGATGTCAGGATTCGCCCCCGCGCCCAGGCCCTTGGTAATCGAGTTCCCCAGTTGTAACTGGATTTTCGCCTGGTTGCGCCGCAACGCCTGCACGTCGGTGTTGGCGCTGATAAACTCCACGCCTTTCACGCCACGGTAGATCATATGGTCCACCGCGTTGCCGCCGCAGCCGCCCACACCGACTACCTTGATTTGCGCTTCCTTCGCTTCGCTATCCACGATTTCAAACATGTTGACCTCCTTTATCTAAGTAGATGCTGTTTCCGTAAAACCGCCATCGGTTAATCCCAAATTTCATCTGTTCCTGCATTTTTCCCCTGATTTACCCAATCAAAATCCGTCAGAAATTTCCCTGAAACCAACGCTTCATGCGCTCGAAAACCTGCTTGAGCGAGCCGCTTTGCAGCTTCACCAGCTCCTGCCGCTGCTGCTGCTGCATGCCGAGCAGCAGAAGGCCGACGCCAGTGGCGAAGCGCGGATGACGCACCACTTCCACCAGGCCCCCGAGGTAATGCGGCAAGCCCAGACGCACCGGCATGTGGAACACTTCCTCGCCCAGCTCCACCATGCCCTGCATGGCGCTGCTGCCGCCGGTAATCACGATGCCGGAAGAAAGCAGCTCCTCGAAGCCGCTGCGGCGCAGTTCCGCCTGCACCAGCGAATACAGCTCCTCCACCCGCGGCTCGATCACTTCGGCGAGTGTCTGTCTTGAAAGCTGCCGCGGACCGCGTTCGCCCACTCCCGGCACTTCCACCATTTGCTGCGGATCGGCGAGCTGTCGCAACGCGCAGCCGTAACGGCGCTTGATGTCTTCCGCATCCTTGGTCGGCGTTCTCAACGCCACCGCGATGTCGTTGGTGATTTGATCGCCGGCAATCGGAATCACCGCAGTGTGGCGAATCGCCCCGTGATGGAATACCGCGATGTCGGCAGTGCCACCGCCGATGTCCGCCAGGCACACGCCCAAATCCTTTTCGTCTTCGGAAAGCACCGCAATCGCGGAAGCCAGCGGCTGCAGGATCAGATCGCGCACCGAAAGCCCGCAGCGCCGCACGCACTTCAGGATGTTCTGCGCCGCCGAGACTGCGCCGGTGACGATATGCACTTTCACCTCCAGGCGCACCCCGCTCATGCCCAAGGGCTCGCGCACGTCCTCCTGCCCGTCGATGATGAATTCCTGGTTGAGGATGTGCAGGATCTGCTGGTCGGTGGGGATGTTCACCGCCTTCGCCGTCTCGATCACTCGATCCACGTCCATCTGCGACACTTCCCTGTCCTTGATGCCGACCATGCCGTGCGAGTTGAAACTCTTGATGTGGCTGCCGGCAATTCCTGTGTACACCTCGCGGATCTTGCAATCGGCCATCAGCTCCGCTTCCTCGAGTGCGCGCTGGATGGCGTTTACCGTGGACTCGATGTTGACCACCACGCCTTTCTTCAGCCCGCGCGAGAGGTGGCTCCCCATGCCGATGATTTCCAGCCCTCCTTCCGGGCGCATTTCGGCGACGATGGCGGCAATTTTCGACGTCCCGATATCCAGGCCGACGATCAGCTCCTTGTTTTCCTTGCCCCTGCCCATTACCATCTTCTGTAAATCCTCTCAGGCTGCCTTGTGTTTTTCCCGTTTGGCGGACTCGTTCTGCTCTCTAACCGCTTCAGGCACGCGCAACGCAAAACCGCTGTCATAGCGCAGATCAACATAATCCGGCTGCCATTGCAGCCCGCCCAAAGTGCGGTCATACGCCGCGACGAAGCGCTTCAAGCGCGCGTCCATCCGTTCCCTTCCCAGCACCAGAGTCGAGCCGTCATCCAGCTGGATTTGCCACGCGCGGCGCGCCGTCATGCGCACCTGCACCGGTGCGCGCTGGATCGGCTCCAGCATCTGCTTGAAGGCGGCGTAAGCTTTGGCGAGGTCCTGGCTGGTGCCGGCAGGTCCGGAAAAAAGCGGCAAACCCGCATCGGCTTCA
The sequence above is drawn from the Burkholderiales bacterium genome and encodes:
- the ftsA gene encoding cell division protein FtsA, which gives rise to MGRGKENKELIVGLDIGTSKIAAIVAEMRPEGGLEIIGMGSHLSRGLKKGVVVNIESTVNAIQRALEEAELMADCKIREVYTGIAGSHIKSFNSHGMVGIKDREVSQMDVDRVIETAKAVNIPTDQQILHILNQEFIIDGQEDVREPLGMSGVRLEVKVHIVTGAVSAAQNILKCVRRCGLSVRDLILQPLASAIAVLSEDEKDLGVCLADIGGGTADIAVFHHGAIRHTAVIPIAGDQITNDIAVALRTPTKDAEDIKRRYGCALRQLADPQQMVEVPGVGERGPRQLSRQTLAEVIEPRVEELYSLVQAELRRSGFEELLSSGIVITGGSSAMQGMVELGEEVFHMPVRLGLPHYLGGLVEVVRHPRFATGVGLLLLGMQQQQRQELVKLQSGSLKQVFERMKRWFQGNF
- the ftsZ gene encoding cell division protein FtsZ: MFEIVDSEAKEAQIKVVGVGGCGGNAVDHMIYRGVKGVEFISANTDVQALRRNQAKIQLQLGNSITKGLGAGANPDIGREAALEDRERITELIQGADMLFLTAGMGGGTGTGAAPVMAEIARDLGILTVAVVTKPFAFEGKRMGIAQQGIEALSQFVDSLIVVPNDKLMQVLGNGVTLDAAFQAANDVLHGAVAGIAEIISCPGMINVDFADVRTVMSEMGMAMMGSAKAAGADRAKLAAEQAVACPLLEDINILDARGVLINISASRDSFQLQEMYDVMDTIKTFAAESATVIVGAVYDEELKDSLRVTIVATGLNGPVNRKQEKPLSVVKTGTHNAPVEMVNYAELETPAVVRRRNRDATIEAMRQSGVEMLDIPAFLRKQAD
- the secA gene encoding preprotein translocase subunit SecA encodes the protein MLASLLKKIFGSRNERLLKQYTHIVRAINVLEPAIEKLSDAGLRAKTDEFKGRIRERLATIPDHADGNLERAQALEEERSRARKTIVEELLPEAFAVVREASKRTLQMRHFDVQLIGGMVLHYGKIAEMRTGEGKTLVATLPAYLNALTGRGVHVVTVNDYLASRDAEWMGKIYNFLGLTVGVIVSQQADAAKRAAYAADITYGTNNEFGFDYLRDNMKYAVEERAQHGLHYAIVDEVDSILIDEARTPLIISGQADDTTDLYHHINDLVPKLTRQQQENGPGDYSVDEKTNQVLLTETGHERAEQLLSQAGLLPPNGSLYDSAHINLVHHLYAALKAHALFHRDQHYVVQNGEVVIVDEFTGRLMAGRRWSDGLHQAVEAKEAVKIQRENQTLASITFQNYFRMYRKLAGMTGTADTEAYEFQQIYGLETVVIPTHQPMIREERQDQVYRTTKEKYVAVINDIRDCCERGQPVLVGTTSIENSELLSGLLNREKLPHQVLNAKQHAREAEIVVQAGRPKWITIATNMAGRGTDIVLGGNPEPEINKIRNDASLDDASKAARIAEIRTQWQKLHQQVVAAGGLHIIGTERHESRRVDNQLRGRSGRQGDPGSSRFYLALEDPLLRIFASDRVSAIMQRLNMPEGEAIEHPWVTRAIENAQRKVEARNFDIRKQLLEYDDVANDQRRVIYQQRNELLESTDISDTIRAMRGDVVNDLISLHIAPESVEEQWDVPGLGKTLAAELQLDLPLQLWLKQDPELHEETLRSRIIEAAHAQYQGKLEQVGAEVMHQYERAVMLQSLDSDWREHLAALDHLRQGIHLRGYAAKNPKQEYKREAFELFAGMLELIKAEVTKIIMTVQIRSREEVEAVEPPPQPENVQYHHADYDEALAQAGDAEQKPFVRQGQKIGRNDPCPCGSGRKYKHCHGKLS
- a CDS encoding M23 family metallopeptidase, with translation MNIILVSGNLGKSRTITLSHSQIVFIAVLLLIGIAAFAIALHYLTLRHAAEIKSPYLQSLLVSVQEQELRKQQAYLRENLNAMAVKLGQMQAQLLRLDALGDRLAKQAGFKPQEFMFDQLPGRGGAVSGTPQRDLTLNEFNQQMERLSKELNDRTDKLGILETALMQDRLKQKLVPSVPPVNTGWFSSNFGWRIDPFTGSNAFHEGVDFMSEGGSTVVAAGGGVVVYSADNHTEYGNMIEVDHGNGLVTRYAHLSKRLVKVGDVVLREGKIGEVGNTGRSTGPHLHFEVRFKGAPQNPVRFLHKPG
- the lpxC gene encoding UDP-3-O-acyl-N-acetylglucosamine deacetylase encodes the protein MIKQRTLKNIIRATGVGLHTGEKVYLTLRPAAPNTGIVFRRIDLKQPVEIKANPHSIGDTRLSSCLEKNGVRVATVEHLMSAFAGLGIDNAYVDLTAPEVPIMDGSASPFVFLLQSAGIEEQRVPKEFIRIKKMVEVVDGDKWVRFEPYNGFRVNFSIDFDHPVFEPSGQSVTVDFANTSYIKEVSRARTFGFMQEVETLRSMGLALGGSLDNAIVMDEYRVLNSDGLRYEDEFVKHKVLDAIGDLYLLGHPLIGAFTGHKSGHTQNNALLRALLADAQAWEFVSFESSEEAPAFLRLQTQFA